The Mycobacteriales bacterium genome includes a window with the following:
- a CDS encoding DUF1059 domain-containing protein, giving the protein MARMMIDCRDMPSDSNCTLAIAGDDVEDLLDAAVLHATSKHGHDDGPELREGIRGGLKPAEAAMA; this is encoded by the coding sequence ATGGCCCGCATGATGATCGACTGCCGGGATATGCCCAGCGACAGCAACTGCACATTGGCGATTGCCGGTGACGACGTCGAGGATCTGCTCGACGCTGCCGTGTTGCACGCGACGAGCAAGCACGGCCACGACGACGGTCCGGAACTTCGCGAGGGTATTCGCGGCGGGCTGAAGCCCGCCGAAGCGGCCATGGCCTGA